A DNA window from Myripristis murdjan chromosome 19, fMyrMur1.1, whole genome shotgun sequence contains the following coding sequences:
- the mrm1 gene encoding rRNA methyltransferase 1, mitochondrial — protein MWAFAYQPRLLLACSRILLKPVAARGGGCHFALYHDQDRPALSDGWQGHGRSKAPASGKAWRKEKVQSKEQRKPQAHDRRVSSELRKLSLDDFAEDREKPERDDSTTNSRKYNDEIVFGISPCLFALTHGRRKARRLFVKDGEASHRTSVLQVCEEAHRRGVQVQRVSKRDLDRMSDGRVHQGVCLQASPLSYLTERASAPPRKDHATPLVWLVLDGIQDPMNLGAILRTAYFLGVDSVATSVRSSCPLTPVVSKASAGVMEIIGVYGYENLGDMLRVKVAQGWHVVGTVGAEADELQIPVTRCSDFRITKPTLLLMGGEGDGLSQESLSHCHTFVTILAGRDLLPGIESLNVSVATGILLHSLLSTRAPGKS, from the coding sequence ATGTGGGCTTTTGCATATCAGCCCAGGCTGCTGCTTGCTTGCTCCAGAATTCTGCTCAAGCCTGTGGcagccagaggaggaggctgtcaTTTTGCCCTTTACCACGACCAGGACAGGCCTGCTCTGTCTGATGGGTGGCAGGGTCATGGCAGGTCCAAGGCTCCAGCTTCAGGTAAAGCctggaggaaagagaaagtgcAAAGTAAGGAGCAGCGTAAGCCACAGGCACATGACAGGCGAGTGTCGTCTGAGCTCAGGAAACTCAGTCTGGATGACTTTGCCGAGGACCGGGAGAAGCCAGAGAGGGACGATTCCACGACGAACTCCAGAAAATACAACGATGAGATTGTTTTCGGCATCTCCCCCTGTCTCTTTGCTCTGACCCACGGGAGGAGGAAAGCCCGCAGGCTGTTTGTGAAGGACGGGGAGGCATCTCACAGAACCTCTGTGCTGCAGGTCTGCGAGGAGGCTCACAGGAGGGGGGTACAGGTCCAGCGGGTCAGTAAGAGGGACCTGGACAGGATGTCTGATGGACGTGTGCATCAAGGGGTGTGTCTGCAAGCCAGTCCTCTGAGCTATCTCACCGAGAGGGCCTCTGCGCCACCCAGAAAGGATCATGCCACGCCCCTCGTCTGGCTTGTGCTGGATGGCATTCAGGACCCAATGAATCTGGGTGCCATCCTGCGCACGGCCTACTTCCTGGGCGTGGACAGCGTTGCCACCAGTGTCCGCAGCAGCTGTCCACTGACACCGGTGGTCAGCAAGGCCAGCGCCGGGGTCATGGAAATCATCGGGGTGTACGGATATGAAAACCTTGGGGATATGCTGAGGGTGAAGGTGGCACAAGGCTGGCATGTGGTTGGCACGGTGGGAGCTGAAGCAGATGAGTTGCAGATTCCTGTGACTCGGTGCTCGGACTTCCGGATTACCAAGCCCACTTTGTTACTgatgggaggagagggggacgGCCTGTCCCAGGAGTCACTGTCTCACTGCCACACCTTTGTCACCATCCTGGCTGGCAGAGATTTGCTTCCTGGCATCGAGTCTCTCAATGTCTCTGTGGCGACAGGCATTCTGCTGCACTCTCTGCTGTCCACCAGGGCACCAGGCAAATCATGA